One Candidatus Woesebacteria bacterium genomic window, TTGGAATTTGTTTACATCTACTCCATTTGCAATCTCTACTACTTTAACAAAAGGATTTGCCTTCTTTGCCCAATTTTTGGCTTTTTCAGAAAGTGCAACAAAAACATCAGGAAAGCACCAAAGATTATTCCTATCATCCCACCCTATCCCTGATTGGCCGGAAATAATCATCTTGCCACCATAGAGCCAGGTTACAATCCTCAAAATAGCAGGCATAAAACCGCCATTTACAGGAATGATAATATCGTATCTTTCTTTCAAAATCTGGGTTAAAGACTTAAGGGTAAAAATAAAAATAACTCTGTTTTGGTAATCAAGAAAAACCCGCCTTAAAAAACGATCAGTAAAATCTTTTCTATCAGGATCAAATTTTATAGAAACCTTTTGAATTTTATAAACCTCTTTACCCTCTCTATCTCCTGCCTGAAAAACAGTTACCTGATGATTTTTAGACAAACGACTGGCAAGCTCTTTGACAAAAGTCTCAGCTCCTCGATTAACTACCCCGTTATAGATATTTAAAAAAGCAATTTTCATTTACGCTTGAGTACTTCTATATTACCAATCTTATCCTTCAAATCATAATTTTCCTTTACATAACCATACAACTTTTGTGGCACATAAGAAGAAAGGCCAGAATCGGTGTAAGGATAAAGTAAAATCAAATTAGGTTTTTCTTCTTTAAGATCGTCGATTTCCTTTTCTTCAATTCCAGGCAAATTTTGATACCATGGAAGTTGAGGCACCCAAGGACGAGTGGCTGGCAAAGTATCACTTAAAGGATAGACGCTGTCCCACCAGTTAAGAACAAGAATTTTCTCACCAGGACTAGTACTTTTCTTAACATAAGAAATAACCTCTAGGACTTCTCTTTCGTAAAAACGTGTGCCTTTGCCACAATTTTTTAAGCAAAAAGACAAAACCAAATAAAAGGACGCCAAAAAATAAAAGGCTAAAAACAATCGGAGAAAAAAAGAGCGAAAATTAAGATTTGATATTAGAAGAGAAGTGGCGATCGCAAGATAAGGAATTGCAGGTTGAAAATGGAAAAACTCAAAACGAGGAAAAGCGCCTAGAAAACCAGCAAAAGCCCATAAAAAAAGATTTAAGATTTTGGATTTTTGATTTAAGAACAGAGGTAAAAAAATTAAGAAAGGAAAAAGACTAGCAAGAATATTTCTTAAAGCTGGAAATTGTATCTGCCCTTGAGATTTGGGCAAAACAAAAATTCCAAATTTAATTGCCCAATTCCAGAAATCAGGCAAAATACCCAAAGCATAGACTAAAACAAAAAACAACGAGAAAACAATTACCGATCCCCCTACAAACTTCAATATTCTACCCTTTAAATGTCTGACCTTTAAAGATAGTCGCACAATAATTGAATAAGATATGGGAATCAAAAACCAAAAAGCGGTTTGTTTTGAAAGAAAAGCCAAAGCCCAAAAGACGCCCGCCCAAAACCAATCTTTCCTTAAAGCAAAATAAAAAGAACAAAAAGCAATAACACCCATATACAAATCAAACCAAAGGCCATTCCCTTCATAAAAAATCATCCAAAAAGAATAAAACAGAACTGAAAAAAGTGCTGTCTTTTTATTCCAGATTCTTTTGACTACAACAAAAATCAATAAATCAAATAGCAAAATTAAAAGCCAGGTAAAAATCTTAAGTTGAATTATTCCAACTCCAAAAATTTTATAAAAAATAGAAAGATCAAGAAGCATCAAAGGTGTGTGAGCAATTGCGATATCAGAGTAAGGCAGCCAACCTTTTATCATCAAATACGGCCAAAACAACATCTCAGGCCAAGCAGTAAAGCGAAGCCTTAATAAAAGAAAAAAGTGTATACCGGTGATTAGAAAAAACAAAAAAGTAATTTTTTTCCAGCTCATTTTATTTCATTAAAGCCAAAACAGATTTTTCTTCAGAATTATACATAAAAGTATACTTTCCAGAAAAACTTTCATTAATAAAAAGATCCAAAACATTATGTGCTAACATCAACCTAGCATCTCTTTCAAGATTTAAATCACTCAAATCTATCACTCTAGTAGAAGGCATATCCACCAAACTCCCTTCAACCCTTTTAACAACATTTTCTATAGAAACCTTTTGCCAACTTGGAAATACATGCCAGGCAATTTTGGGAAAAACAGATCTACCCCCAAACAAAAATAGAAGCACAAGACACACCAAGATTGTCTTAAAATCAATCTTCCGCATAAAGAGAGAAATATAAATAGACAGATAAATAGAAGGAATATAAAGATAATACAACTCGCGTCTTGCTCCAAAGAACATAACTGGAAAAATTGTCATAGCAAAAATTAATAAAAATAAAACCGGCTTTAAATCCTTAAATAAAATAGGCAAAAAACAAAGAAAGAAAATCAATGGCCAACCCACATAAAAAGAAATAGCAGAAACAAGATTAGCAAAATCAAAAGTAACTCCATAGGATTTAACAAAAGATAAAGACTTAACAACAAACAAGAAATAAGATTGATATAAAGCATACAAAAACAAAACTATAAAAAACGGAAAAGATTTTTTAACATTTATTCCTTTAATATAAGAAATCGCTAAGATAGCAAAAGGAAGACTATACGATAATTCTTTAGAAAAAAGAGCTAAGACATAGAAAATCAGAGAGAATAAGATGTTCTTGGGATACTTCAAAAACAAAAAGATAGAAATTAGACAAAATAAGGCTGCTGATATCTCGTGAATATTGGAAAAATAAAATAAATACAACCTATTGAACAAAACAGATAAAAAGAAAGCGACAAAATCGTTGGAGCTGATTCTTTTTAAGATAAAAAACAGAAAAAACAAATTAAGAGTGTGAATTAAAAACATCAAAATAATATAAGGAGCAGGATTTACTTTAAAGATCTCGAATAATGTTCCAAAAAATATGTAACCTATAAACTTCCTATACCCAAACATATCGCCATGAAGAAGGAAGTCAATAATCATTTTAAGGACTCCGTGATCCTTAAAATATTCAAGCACTCTAAAATCATCGACAGAAAAATATAAATTAGTACGAAAGGCAAAAAGCAGGTGCAAAAAGCTCAAAACGAATAAAAGCAATAAAAAGATAAAATTACTTAGACCTCTTAATTTAGATGCATTTCTCATTCTTAAGTTTTAATTTTAAACAATAAAAAACTTATTCTTTTTCAGAAATTACCAAAAGATGTGATCCCCAATATTTAAAAGGATAAATACCCGTTCTTCCTAAAAAACCAAAAATTCTCTGATAGAAAGATCGATTCGGTAATTCTTCCTCCCAACAAGAAGAGTAGTATCTTATGGTTAAACCTTTGTGTTTCAAAAACTTTAGTAAACTACCTAAATACGGCTCGATAGTAGTATCATCATCTATTTGATATTTCTGGCCTGTGTTTAAAGGCTCAACCTTATTCCAAGAAAGACTTTTAGAAAACATAAAATCATTAACCAAACCAGCCATTAATTTTATAAATCTGTTTCCTCTGTAAGGAGGAGAAGCTCTATTAGGAGCTCCAAAGTTTGGAGAAACTATTAAAAACAAACCACCCGGCCTTAAAACTCTAATAGCCTCTTCTATTACCCTGGCAGGATCATCCAGATGTTCAAAGACAAAAGCAGAATAAACCAGATCAAAACTATCATTTTTATAAGGAAGATTTTCAAGATCACCAACCAAAAAATTCAAATTTGGATATTTCTTTCTAGCAATAGAGATGGCTTTACTACTAATGTCTATACCGTATCCTTTCTGACCTTTCTTGACTAATTTAGAAAGTCTCGTACCATCTCCACAACCCATATCCAATATATCACTAGCTCTCGAAGCTAAATCTAAGAGTTTCTTCATAGCTGGATGCTCCAAACTAGAACTGCCAGATTCCGCAATCTTATAATAATAAGTTTTAAACCAAATATTTTTCAAAAGTATTTCTTTCAATACCCAACACCTCCTTTTTTCCAAAATCTCCTTTTCAGCTTTTTTGGAAAAGTTTCAAAAAATGCTCTAAGAACATAATACCCACTTCTTTTCTGCCATGGGTCAAAAACAAAATCCGGCCTTTTTTGATAAAAAACTTCAGGATATTTAAAACCACGAGGAAAAGGAATTCCAAGTTCATACTTATACTTAATATTTCTTTTAATAACCTCTTTATCCTTAAAAACGGTTGAGGATCTCACAAGATGAGTGAAGTGAAGATAATAATCATCAAGATGAAGCCTTTTCTTATTATCTCTTTTCTGGATCAAAACCCCATCCCCATCATAAATACCCTGTCTTCCATGAGGATTTGAAAAATGAAGTCCTGGAATTTTTCTATTGAAAAATCTTATGGTCAAATGCCCTGTCACGCCATCAATACTATACCTTCCAGCTTCTTCTTCCTGATAATGATAAATATCTCCAACTAAGTTGTAATACCTATGAACCAATGACTCTAAATCATCACCCCTTTTATTAATAACATCAATCGCTCTTTTTATACCATCCTCCCACCAAACTTCATCGCCATCTAAAATCATCACCCAATCACAATTTGAGGCATCTAGCATCTCCTGCCTTACTTCTGTAAATTTTTGAGAGTCTACCTCACCTACTTGGCGAAAGCTGATTTTATCCCGATACTTTTTTACTAACTCCTTTTCAATTTCTATGCTTCTGTCTGTACTTCCCGTATCCCAAAGAAGAATCCTGTCAACATAAGGCGCAACTGAATTAACAGCAAACCAAAGCCACCGCTCTTCATTTTTGACAAGAGTATGAACAAAAACAGATTTATGAATCATGATTTAAGATTTATGATTTAAGAAAACCTTAGACTTCTTTATAATCCCCTGCAACAATTTGTGACACACATCCGCTTGATTCTTAAGAGTAAGATATACATTCTCATCAATGTAACCCACATCTTTAGATATAATCAGCTGATTTTTTAATTCCACTAAAGAACCCTGAGCTAAATAATAAAACTGAATTTTCTCCTTGTAAGTCTGCCTCCCAAAACCCTCAGCAATATTACTAGTAACCGAGATGGAAGATCTTCTTATTTGATCAATCAAAGAATATCTTTCAGATCTTGGAAATTTATCTGTAATCTTATAAAGCATGAGAACTAGCCTATGCCCTTCTTTCCACACATCAAGATCAGTGAAATCCCTGATTCTATTTATGTTTTTATTCATAAATCATAAATCAAAATTCTATAATCCAGTTCTTGATCTTTAAGTTAATCTGTTAATTGTTATATTGTGATTTTTTTGTAATTTGTACTTTGGAATTTGTACTTTGGAATTTGCCTGCCCTGAACCGAATTTATTCTGGTTCAAGGTTTAGGATTTAGAATTTATTGTGTAATACTTAATTACTATTCCCCATGTATAAACCAAAAGAATTGTGTTTGTGATTCCAAATGTAATCGTTGGACCAAAGGCACCAAATTTTGGAATTAAAAGATAATTTAAAACCAAAATTGCCGCCGTCTGAAAAACTGAAAAAACACCAATAATCTTAGGTTTTTTCATTGCATAAATGATGGCCGAGACCGAAGGAGCAGTAAATAAAAAGGGAATCATAGAAAGAGCCAAAGCCTGAAAGACTTTAAACGATTCAAGATATTTAGTGCCAAAAAGAAAAAGAACAAAAGGCTTGGCAATTATCACCCAGAAAATTATCCCCAAACTGATACCAAGTAATGCCAAAACAGATTTTAGGATAAACCTCTTTTCCTTCTCCTTATCTCCCATCGAAGCAAGGCGTGGAGAAATAACAGCTGCAAAACTTGATGTTAAAACAGCAATAAAAAAAGCAAGACGACTGGCAACTGAATAATAACCAGTTACAGTTGCGCCAGCTAAAGCCGCAAGCATCTGGATATCCGCCCTTCCTGAAATAGAAGATAAAATTCTGTTTACTCCAAGCCAGCCGGAAAATTTAACTAAATCAAGATAAATGTCTTTTTTCGGTTTTGCCCTTAAAAAATCAAAACCCAAAACAAAATAGGTAACAACTACTGTAACAAGGCCGGTCAAAGCAAAAGCAAAAAGGGATTTTGATAGAGTAAGCCCAGCAAGAGCAAAAAGCAAAACAAAAACCACACGGCCAAAAGAGTAAGAAACCTCAACGAGCATTGAGGAAGAAAATCTCTTGTAAGCCTGAAGAACAGAAGAAACAAAACTTGATAAAGAAAGACCAATAAGAATAACTATCGCCCAGTAAACCAAAGAGATATCATCACTTGCCAAAAGTCTATTTGAAATAACGCGACCAAAAGCAAAGAGGATAAACGAAATAAAAAGAAAAAATAAAACTCTAATCACCAAACCCGCTTTTATGTATTCCTTTGCTTTTTTATCTTCACCCTGCTTGATACTCGCTATAAAGTTAATAAGCGCCGAACTTACACCAAGATCAAGAATAGGAACTATCATCAAGGCAAGATTGTTGACAGCCGAAAATACTCCGAAGTCAGAAACTGAAAGAGCTCTTGCCACAAACCAAGTGAAGACAAATCCCAAAAAAGCCGTGGCCACATTGCTGAAAAAAAGAATGTAAGTATCCCGCGCAGTAGATGAGCGAGCCAGGCCAAAAGCTTTGTCAAAATATCTTCTCACTCCTCTATTTTAACATTGAAGCGACAAAAGAGAGAGTAGCAAGTAGGAAGTAGTAAGGAGACTCAATTTCTAAGCACTAATATCTAAATTCTAAACAAATTACAAGTTCCAAATTCCAATATACAAACAAATTACAATAAAAAGAGCATAAATCCTAAATTCTAAATCCTAAATTCTAAATCCTAAATTCTAAATCCTAAACCCTGAACCAGAATAAATTCGATTCAGGGCAGGCAAATTACAAGAACCAAATCATAAATCATAAATCCTAAATCCATATTCAAGAGTCAAAAATTAGATTATTGATTATAGATTGTAGATTATAGAATTTGGCTTTCTACTTTCTACGTTCTACTTTCTACTTAAATTTCTTTTAACTTTGCACTTTGAAGTTTTACGTTGTATCCGTATACTAGTACACAGACCAAACAAAGAAAGTCAATAAAAAAGGAAAACTAAAGCTATTTATCGATGTTAATACATCTACAACGATGATAAAGGTAAAAGGATACCCTTTAAAGGCCTGGCCTTTAAAAGGTTCAAGAATCAACCTTAATTATCACCTCTTTAAAAGCTTCGACAAAAGGAACACAAGCCGTAAAAAATCTACCGTTCTCAATCAATAAAGAAGGAATCGTTAAATAATAATAATTTTCCCTCTGCACTCTTTTCCTGTAAAATCTATTGTGCAGTTCGGCGTATAACTTAGCGGGTTTGATATTATGTTTGGTATAGACAAAATATTCAAATAAACCGTTAACCAGAATTTCCTTCGTCTTAAACCAGAGATATGCCCAAAATTCATCTTCTGGAGCAATCTTTTTCACCAATCTCAAAGCAAATTCATAAGCATTCTTTTCTTTCAGATACCGCCCTGCTTGAGAACCACTTTCCAGCAAAATTTTTTCGTGTCTTGCGTGTCCTAATTCATGAACAAAAGTAAATATCTCGGGAAGTGTTTTTGTCACCAAATCGCATCTTATTTCAAATACATCCTTTCCACTGTTATAAATACAGGAGGCCTCTTGGTTCTTTCTTTTTATTCTTATCTTATTAATTAATTCTTTTGCTTTAGGGTCTGTCTTTTTCCAAACTCTATAAATTTCGTCTATTTCGTATTTCTTTTGAGACCTGTGAGCAGGAAAAGGGAGATAAAATTCTGACCAATATTCTCTTGGAGTACCTTTTTTAAATTTCACCTTTTCATTTATAAAAGAAATTATTACATCCGAATTCTCAACAAAATTCTTTAAATCATTCTCGGGAATTTCACTTTTTTCTGATATCTCCTCAATAAAGTTTTTATAACCTTTGTAAACAGAGGATTTATTTAGAAGCTTTACAAACCTGGCAAAACTCCTATCAGCTTCTTTTAGATCTTTCTCATACTTTTTAAACTTCCTCAACTTCTCAGCATAATCGACCCGCGCAAAAAAGATTCTTCTCAATCTTTTTGCTTTAACATCAGTTACAAGACTTCTTATTTTATGAAGTTCTAATCCTGCTTCAAACAAAGTAGCCTTATAAAGAAGATCTTTATTCTTCATCACTAATCTTATAAAAATGGGGTGGGTAGAAACATCGAGAAAGAAATACTTGGTTTCAACCCACCCCCAGGTTGGCTGGTTATTCTAAAAGGTCATTAGTTTGAACCGTCCTGCCTAGCTTGATCCATGGCCTCTTTTGCCTCGGAGTCACTAACTCCCGTGTCTTTAGCTGCATCCTTGTAAGTATAACCATCTCTCGTTGCAAGCCACTCAGCTACTTCGTACGAAAGTTGGCTAACCTCCGGCTTGGTATCCTTATCGTCACTCTTCTTATCTCCAGGTCCCATAGTTAACCTCCTTACAATGTAAAAGTGCCAGCCAACCTTTAATAATCATATTTTAAAATAAATAGGCTTAATTTTCAAATTCTTCTACAGGTCACAGACTTTTTAGACATTCCTCATTTCTCAATAAGGTAGCCTAATGGTGGTTTAAAGCCAAAAGACTCATGGAGTCTTTTGCTATTATAGAATATCAGATATTCTGCTAGTTTTTCATAAAAGAGTTTGGGATGATAGATTAAATCTGAATTTGGTTCTAAGAATTCTTCCTTTAAAGTTCTTTGATATCTTTCAATTACTCCATTAATTTTGGGACAAAGAGAGGATAAATAAAGTAATTGGTAATTTGTCTTTTTGAAAGATATTTTTCAAAGATTCCTTGGAATTCTAACCCATTATCAGTCTGGATGGATCTAATTTGTCCTGGGTAAACTAACTCCAAATTCTTGAAGAAGTCTAAGGTATTGAAACTATTAAGCTTAAAATAGGGTAAAGAAAAACCAAATTTGAGCTTGATATTACAAGCAGAGTAAAGATAAAGTTTTACTTCTTGGCCAACTTCAAGCTAAACAAAATTGACAAGGTCCGTCCTTGTCACTTAGCATCTACAATCTTCAATTTTTCAAAACCATAATAAGCGGCGACACAGGATGAAACCCAGCCTTTATTATCGGTAAAACTATCAAGACCGCCCACCGGTTTAATATTTTTAATTTCAGGAAGATTTTTAACTTCCCTATCCCAGCTAACAGCATAGTTTGCTATCTCGGATCTAACAGACAACCAGTGAGAAAAGACCGACCTGGTCAAAAAGAAAATAGCAAAAAAATTTAAAAACAAAATAAGCACAAACATCTTTTTCTTAATAAAATCCGAAGAAAAATAATAATTGAACAAGCCAAAAAGAGAAAGCGAAATAATATAAAAAGAAAATAAAACAAAATAAAAGACAATAAAAAGAGTCCTTTCAGGAGGAATTATAGACATTGAATAATATCCGGAGAAAATAACCGCCATTGTAGAAAAAACTATATTTGCCAAAGCAAAAACTAAAATCAAAACCGTCTTTTTAGGATCGATTTTTATCTTTTTAGCAAAAAATAGAGTTGACGCAAAAATAATCAAAAGAGAATACAAAAAAGGCTTAAGACTTGCCATTCTCAAAAGGTACCATTTTGTGGCAAGAACTGAGGACTTAATAACAAAAACCAAACTCTCAGGCTTTGTGACAGTCAGACTTCTTGCATCATTGCCAGGTGAAAGAGACATCAAAAAGAGAGAGACCAAAACTCCCAAAAAACCTGAAATAACAAATTTTAATCTTGACTTTAAGCCATCAAGCTTAAGAATATATAAAGAAGAAATAACTAAAAATATAAAGACCAAAAGACTAAGCGCAAAAGCTTCAGAAAAACCGGAAGCAATAAAAAGCAAAATGAAGCCCAATAAAAACCTGCGCTTATTTTCCCGAAGAATAAGAAGCGATAAAAAGGCATTCAAAAATACAAAAGGAATAGTGTAATTTAAAGAACCAGTCTGCCAATAAAAAGACTGAATTATATTCGGCGCATTGATTAAAACCAAAAGAATAAAAACCACGGAAAAGATAATACTCTTAAAGAAGATAACACGAGAGGTCAAAACCAAAAGGGAAAATAAAACTAAAGGCAATATCCGAACAATCCACGGACCCATTGATTCAAACAAATCAGTAAAAAAGACAGCAGAATATCTCCCTGTCCAACTTTTCCACCAGCCAATCTGCGCCCCGATAAAGCCATTATTCCGAAGAAAAACTGCGGAACAAAAATCATCAACCCAATAACGGACGTAAAAAGAAGTGGTAATTATAAAATAAAGGCAAATTGAAATAAAAACGAGGTAAGTAAAATAGATGAGAAACCTTTTAAAAATAGGCATCAGATTACAAGCTCCAAATTACAAATCACAAATTACAATTTACAAACAACTAACAAATTACAATATACAAATTACAAATCACAATATACAAGCACCAATAAACAAATTACAAGCTACAAATCACAAATCACAATATACAAATTCCAAATCACAAATTAACTCAAAACTTAAAAATCAAAGTCAAAATTACTTAAATTTATTTATTATTGACGAAAGAATATTTCTGATTTCGATGCACTCTTTAATCAAATTTTCAAGTTCGAGCTTAAACTTTGGTTCGGCCTCGAGTAAAATATCCAACCAATAAGAAGTCTCTTTGGCTTCTTTTCTAGCAATTTTCAGCCTAAGGACAGAATCTTTTTTACTCAAGCTATCATTTGCTTCTCGATAATTGGCACCAACACTTGTGGCAGACCTTACAATTTGACTAATCAAAGGTATATTAATACTGTTTTTAGGAAGTTTCCTGCAAAGAGAAATCACATCTTTTGAGAAGGCTAAAGTTCTTTCCTCTAAGTCGTAAACCTTCATATTATTTTGTTATCAATTGTAATTTACTTCTTGGAATTTGTGATTTGTTTATTGAGATTTGTTATTGTTTGTAATTTAGAATTTGGAGCTTGGGATTTGTTTGTAATTTGTGATTTGTAATTTGGAATTTTAACCAGAAGTATTGCTTTTGCATCCATTCTTTCATAATTCTTGGAGGGCTCAATCTGATACACACCCTTTAATTCATATTCTTCTGCAATTTTGTCGCATCCATCGCATTTCCATTTAGTCTTATCTTGCGGGTTTTCAAAAATCATTCTCCAATCCTCACCCATATAATAATTCGGGTCGTCAATTTTATAGCTTGTCAGATAAATCGCGTCAAAAGGTATTGTTTGAGTTTTTTCGTCAATAAGTTGTTTTGGCTCAAGAGGAAACCAAACGGTTTTGCGTTCTCCATACCAAGTGCCCCAAGTATCAAGATTTGTAACAATCACCTGGTTTGGCTCTGTATTCTCCTTTAAAATTTTTGAGAGTTCTACATAAACAGGTGGCTTGCCAACATTATGTGTCCTTGCCTCAAAGCGTGAGTCAAGAAGTAAAATTCCAAGAGTTTGACCAACAGCTAAGAAAAGCACCAATATACAAGATCCAATAAACAAAAAGCTTCGCTTTGTAACTTGCTTGGAATTTGTTTGTGATTTGGAATTTGGAATTTGTAATTTGGAGCTTGGAATTTGTTTGTAATTTGTAATTTGGAATTTGTTAATTATTCCAACCAGTGTTCCTACTCCAACTATATAAACCAAAGGCACAACGGGATGTATGTATCTAAAAAAAGGAATTCCAGCTGCTGTTACCAAAAGAGTTAAAACTACCATAAAAAAAGACGCTACTTTAAAGCCAGTCTGAAGAGTAGTTTGCCCTTCTTTTGTCCTATCAAAAAGAGAAAATAATCCGATTACAAAAAGAGTAAAAAGATAAGGATTCAAAATTTGTGGCATCAACTTGTAAAAGTTGTAAAGGTTGTAGAAAACTTTCTTGAAAAGAGAAAGAAAATTAAAAGATTGTCGCGGCAAACCGCGCAAAGCGTCAGAAACTGCCATATTAGGGCTGTGCTGAAGAGAAACAAAATTGCCGATTGAAGTTACAGAATAAAGGAAGAACCTTCCTTGAAACTTTGGAATTAGAAAATAATCAACCAAAAGGCCAAATAAAACTAGACTTAAGAACCAAGACAAAGCCTTTTTTGGTTTAAAATTAATAAGTAACCAATAAAGAATAATTCCTGCGATATAAATAAAGGCTTGAGTGCGGGTAAAATACATTAAAATCAAAAAGAAAAACATCAAGAAATTAGCCCATTTTTTCTTCAAAGAAACAAAATATAATGAGGCAACTATCTGAAAAATAAAAGTAGATTCTGAAGCCCCACTTGTTGCATAGTCAATTAGATTATAATTTGCGCCAACTGCCAAAGTAGAAAGGAAGCCTATTAGTTTTGAATTGAAGATCTTTTTTGCAAGAAGATAAACAAAGACTAAAGTTAAAAGAAAATAAAAAAAGGAATTGGCGATAACTGCAAAATCAGAAATTCCAAGGATTTTGAAAAAGAAAGCAATTGATAAAGAATGAAAAGGCAAAATGCCAGTGTTTTGGAAAAGAGGTTTTTCCAAAACTTCAAAAATCCTTTCTCCCCAAAAAGAAAAACTTGTCCCCCACCCCCTACCCAAAACAAAATTCCTAGCAACATCAGCATATTTTGCAGAATCAGAAAAAGTGAGATAAAAGTCCATATTCATTCAGACTTAGTATACCTCCCCAAAATCTCGCTGACAAATTTAATAATCATTAAAAAGAATAATATATATACAATTACAAGGTAAACCATTATAATAAGGAAAATTAGTAAAATAAAAAGGAGAATGAAAAATCTCATAAGAAAATTAATTAATAAAGCCGAAAGAAATAGTTATTTTTCTGTGTTAAAGACTATTTACCACAAGACTCCTGCCTATAATAGGCTGTTAAAAAAACAAAAAGAATTAAAATCAAAAGAAAAATCTATCATTAAAAAATATCTCAAGAATAATTTCAAGATAAGGTACGATCCATTTTCAGGAATAAAGTACATCAAAAATTCATTTGGTAGTGTCCTGTTACCCAAAATAATTGGGTCTTATGAAGAACCTATACAGGAATGGATTAATCAGGCTATTAAAAGAAAATATTATAAGGTAATCGATTTGGGTTCTGCAGAGGGATATTACGCTATAGGCATGGCAAAAAATTTACCACAATCAACTGTCTTAGCAAGTGACATAGATCCAAAAGCAAGGCACCTTTGCCGAATTTTAGCAAGAAAAAATAACTGTAATAATATAAAAATCGTAGGGAAGCTAGATCACCAAAGATTAAACAAGGAAATTATTAGAAATAAGACAATAATAATATGCGACATTGAAGGGAATGAGTTAGAACTGTTAGAACCAAACAAGGTTAAAAAATTAAATTTTTGTGATATTATTTGCGAACTACATGACGATCTAGTATCAAATAACATAACAGAAGAAATGATAAAAAGATTTCATAAAACACACTCTATAGAAATAGTTGTAGATAGACCAAGAGAAAAAAATAGATATAAAATACTAAACTCACTACAAACAGATATTGTATCTTTCATACTAGACGAAAGAAGATATGGTATATCAAGATGGGCAAGATTAATAAAAAACAATAATAAAAAGACAAGCAAGACTTCTCATATATGAAGATAAACATAGGTTGCACCTCAGATAACAACT contains:
- a CDS encoding 23S rRNA-intervening sequence protein yields the protein MNKNINRIRDFTDLDVWKEGHRLVLMLYKITDKFPRSERYSLIDQIRRSSISVTSNIAEGFGRQTYKEKIQFYYLAQGSLVELKNQLIISKDVGYIDENVYLTLKNQADVCHKLLQGIIKKSKVFLNHKS
- a CDS encoding Glycosyl transferase family 2; the encoded protein is MIHKSVFVHTLVKNEERWLWFAVNSVAPYVDRILLWDTGSTDRSIEIEKELVKKYRDKISFRQVGEVDSQKFTEVRQEMLDASNCDWVMILDGDEVWWEDGIKRAIDVINKRGDDLESLVHRYYNLVGDIYHYQEEEAGRYSIDGVTGHLTIRFFNRKIPGLHFSNPHGRQGIYDGDGVLIQKRDNKKRLHLDDYYLHFTHLVRSSTVFKDKEVIKRNIKYKYELGIPFPRGFKYPEVFYQKRPDFVFDPWQKRSGYYVLRAFFETFPKKLKRRFWKKGGVGY
- a CDS encoding 4-amino-4-deoxy-L-arabinose transferase-like protein glycosyltransferase of PMT family — its product is MDFYLTFSDSAKYADVARNFVLGRGWGTSFSFWGERIFEVLEKPLFQNTGILPFHSLSIAFFFKILGISDFAVIANSFFYFLLTLVFVYLLAKKIFNSKLIGFLSTLAVGANYNLIDYATSGASESTFIFQIVASLYFVSLKKKWANFLMFFFLILMYFTRTQAFIYIAGIILYWLLINFKPKKALSWFLSLVLFGLLVDYFLIPKFQGRFFLYSVTSIGNFVSLQHSPNMAVSDALRGLPRQSFNFLSLFKKVFYNLYNFYKLMPQILNPYLFTLFVIGLFSLFDRTKEGQTTLQTGFKVASFFMVVLTLLVTAAGIPFFRYIHPVVPLVYIVGVGTLVGIINKFQITNYKQIPSSKLQIPNSKSQTNSKQVTKRSFLFIGSCILVLFLAVGQTLGILLLDSRFEARTHNVGKPPVYVELSKILKENTEPNQVIVTNLDTWGTWYGERKTVWFPLEPKQLIDEKTQTIPFDAIYLTSYKIDDPNYYMGEDWRMIFENPQDKTKWKCDGCDKIAEEYELKGVYQIEPSKNYERMDAKAILLVKIPNYKSQITNKSQAPNSKLQTITNLNKQITNSKK
- a CDS encoding methyltransferase, which gives rise to MKNLIRKLINKAERNSYFSVLKTIYHKTPAYNRLLKKQKELKSKEKSIIKKYLKNNFKIRYDPFSGIKYIKNSFGSVLLPKIIGSYEEPIQEWINQAIKRKYYKVIDLGSAEGYYAIGMAKNLPQSTVLASDIDPKARHLCRILARKNNCNNIKIVGKLDHQRLNKEIIRNKTIIICDIEGNELELLEPNKVKKLNFCDIICELHDDLVSNNITEEMIKRFHKTHSIEIVVDRPREKNRYKILNSLQTDIVSFILDERRYGISRWARLIKNNNKKTSKTSHI
- a CDS encoding Methyltransferase, translated to MGCGDGTRLSKLVKKGQKGYGIDISSKAISIARKKYPNLNFLVGDLENLPYKNDSFDLVYSAFVFEHLDDPARVIEEAIRVLRPGGLFLIVSPNFGAPNRASPPYRGNRFIKLMAGLVNDFMFSKSLSWNKVEPLNTGQKYQIDDDTTIEPYLGSLLKFLKHKGLTIRYYSSCWEEELPNRSFYQRIFGFLGRTGIYPFKYWGSHLLVISEKE
- a CDS encoding polysaccharide biosynthesis related protein: MRRYFDKAFGLARSSTARDTYILFFSNVATAFLGFVFTWFVARALSVSDFGVFSAVNNLALMIVPILDLGVSSALINFIASIKQGEDKKAKEYIKAGLVIRVLFFLFISFILFAFGRVISNRLLASDDISLVYWAIVILIGLSLSSFVSSVLQAYKRFSSSMLVEVSYSFGRVVFVLLFALAGLTLSKSLFAFALTGLVTVVVTYFVLGFDFLRAKPKKDIYLDLVKFSGWLGVNRILSSISGRADIQMLAALAGATVTGYYSVASRLAFFIAVLTSSFAAVISPRLASMGDKEKEKRFILKSVLALLGISLGIIFWVIIAKPFVLFLFGTKYLESFKVFQALALSMIPFLFTAPSVSAIIYAMKKPKIIGVFSVFQTAAILVLNYLLIPKFGAFGPTITFGITNTILLVYTWGIVIKYYTINSKS